In Deltaproteobacteria bacterium, the genomic stretch ATGCCTCTAGAAAGCCGTCAGGTCTGGGAGATGCTGGATCGGGAATTCACCATTCTTGTTTGGGACCGGGCCCAGGTTTATATGTGGCTGAAGAGAGCAGGCCGTTACTTCCCGTTCATCGAAAAAAGCCTGGCCGAGGAAGGGCTGCCAGACGATCTCAAGTACCTGGCCGTGGCTGAAAGCGCGCTGATTATTGACATTCGCTCCAAGCGCTCAGCCTTAGGCATCTGGCAGTTTATGGCTGCCACCGCTCGCCAGAACGGCCTGCGGAAGAGCCGGAACATGGATGAGCGGCTCAGTTTTGAACTGTCAACCAGGGCTGCCTTGAAATACCTGAAGCGCCTCAAATCTATCTTTGGGACCTGGGCTATGGCTCTGGCCGCTTACAACTGCGGAGACGCAAGATTAAAAAATGAAATCAAGGAGCAGCAAGTCAGTGATTTTTACCGACTTCGTCTGCCAAAAGAAACGGAGCGTTTTATCTACCGTATATCTGTCATCAAGATAATTTTGGAACATCCTGAGCGGTATGGCTACCGGTTGCCTTTGGATCGCATTTATGAGCCTATCAAGGCTGAAAGGCTGAAGGTTAATCTGCCCACCCCTCTTCACATCACTAAAATCGCCAAGACCCTGGGGACTGACTATAAGGTCCTGAAGGAACTCAACCCCCACATCCTGGGGCGTTATTTCCCGGCAGGCAAATACGAAATCAATGTGCCATATGGGCACGGCGCCAAGTTATCGTCTCACCTTAAAAAGGCCGTACGCACTCCTCCAAGTTTCAAGACCGGGCAAAGGCAAGGAGACTTTTATGTGGTGCAACCAGGGGACACCCTGAGCCAAATCGCCCGGCACACCGGCATTCCCATTGACACGATCAAACGACTCAATCGTCTTAAAACCTCCTGGATAAGGGTAGGCCAGAAACTCCGACTTACTTCTTTGAACAAAGATTGAGCCATCAATCGCGCCTGCGAATCTTTTTCTTTATTTTCGTATAGTTTCATTACATTTTATTCTTGACATTATAAAAAAGTTGATGTAGCAACTATCACAATTTGCGGCTAGGGGTTGAAAAGGCTTCTAAAGAAGTGAATTTTTTCTTGACATACAACATGTTGTAGAAGTAAAATAAACATACACTAAATAACCGATTGGCCGGTTCATAGGCATATTAAAAAGAGTAAAATAAATAAAAACCATTCACTGCGGCCCAAGATTTTTGGGTCTCAGTATATTAAGACGTGAAAAGAGGGCAGGTTTGACTCTGCCTTAAATTATGGGACCTGAACCGTTAACTTTTGGAAAATTAAAACGAGTCATCTGATCAAGTACTAATCATTTTAGGCCTAAAGTCGAGGGAGGTATTATCTTAATGGCCGCCTACCGTTTTACTGAACCCTCACCTGTAGAAAAGGAACTCCCCCCTGCTTGTTCCGAGGAGTGCATCTGGTATGAGCCTGAAGAAGGAAAATTAACCTGCGCCAATAGACATGAGATTATCTGCAGCCTGCGCCGTATGGAGATTTTCAAACAAAAAGAAGTAAACTCAAAACCTTAATTTCGTAAAGGCGGCTCCCACCTTAAGATTATTAACGGTTTTCTTAACAATTTCTATCCTCTCATGCCTCTAAAAAGGCGGCCGATAGAAGCGATGGTCAATTCTTCTGTCTGATGCACCCCAATGCAAAAAGCTCCATAACCGAACATGTTCTTCGGTCTGCCTTAAAGACTGAAGTCTTAGGCCGTGATCATATTGAGATTCATGAGCGGATTGATTCGACCAATGAGCGTGCGAAAGAGCTGGCTCTGGCAGGGGCAAGGGAAGGGACGCTTGTCCTGGCCGAGAGTCAAACGGCAGGGCGGGGCAGACTTGGAAGAATATGGCACTCTCCGCCTGGTCTGAATATCTATTTATCCCTGGTTCTTAGGCCTGAACTTCCCCCTGCCCGGATATCCCTCCTAACCCTGGCCGCGGGAGTAGCCGGGGCTTCAGCCATAGGTCGTATTATCGGTCAGACTCCATCTGTCAAATGGCCCAACGATCTACTGCTTCAAAACAGAAAGATCGCCGGTATTCTCGCCGAAATGAATATGAAAAATACAAAGGTTCTCTTTGTTATCTTGGGCGTGGGAATCAATGTAAATCTGTCCGCTCACGATCTGCCTCCTGAACTGGCTGCTCAGGCGGGTTCCCTTTTTATAGCTACCGGTCGAACCTGGGACAGGGTGGAAGTCCTGGCTGCCTTCCTCTATGAGATGGAAAAATATTATAAATTTTTAACTCAAAACCGCCATGAGGAACTCCTGAACCAGTATCGTCAAATCTGTCAGACTTTGAACTCCCAGGTTCGTTTTGTTCAACAATCGAATCTGGTAGAAGGAACGGCTATTGATGTGAATCAATCAGGAGAGTTGATAGTTAAGCGAGCCATTGATGGGGAAATCGTTCACGTTAATGCAGGAGATGTTTCACTGCTCTCCATTGCACCCAAACATTTGGCAGATGACTGCTAAGCTTGATGTTGTAAATAACCCCGGCTCCTTTCCAGGCAGCCGGGGTCTTATTACCGGGGCCACAACTAAGAGGCTAAGGCAGAAAATCGTCCTTCCCAGGGCCTCCTGACATGGAAAGGCGAGTCTGCCTCCTTAATCTTCTGCTTTTTCGCTCTCCGGGGGCTTTTTCAGGGCATCCAGTTCAGCTTTATATTTCTCTGCTTCAGCTT encodes the following:
- a CDS encoding transglycosylase SLT domain-containing protein, producing the protein MFRFFSLFRFVPVLSLLILLHLFGGSAAASETGSPSQWFIRGDYPQPVQVSLCGERMPLESRQVWEMLDREFTILVWDRAQVYMWLKRAGRYFPFIEKSLAEEGLPDDLKYLAVAESALIIDIRSKRSALGIWQFMAATARQNGLRKSRNMDERLSFELSTRAALKYLKRLKSIFGTWAMALAAYNCGDARLKNEIKEQQVSDFYRLRLPKETERFIYRISVIKIILEHPERYGYRLPLDRIYEPIKAERLKVNLPTPLHITKIAKTLGTDYKVLKELNPHILGRYFPAGKYEINVPYGHGAKLSSHLKKAVRTPPSFKTGQRQGDFYVVQPGDTLSQIARHTGIPIDTIKRLNRLKTSWIRVGQKLRLTSLNKD
- a CDS encoding biotin--[acetyl-CoA-carboxylase] ligase, translating into MHPNAKSSITEHVLRSALKTEVLGRDHIEIHERIDSTNERAKELALAGAREGTLVLAESQTAGRGRLGRIWHSPPGLNIYLSLVLRPELPPARISLLTLAAGVAGASAIGRIIGQTPSVKWPNDLLLQNRKIAGILAEMNMKNTKVLFVILGVGINVNLSAHDLPPELAAQAGSLFIATGRTWDRVEVLAAFLYEMEKYYKFLTQNRHEELLNQYRQICQTLNSQVRFVQQSNLVEGTAIDVNQSGELIVKRAIDGEIVHVNAGDVSLLSIAPKHLADDC